The Phoenix dactylifera cultivar Barhee BC4 unplaced genomic scaffold, palm_55x_up_171113_PBpolish2nd_filt_p 001938F, whole genome shotgun sequence genome includes a region encoding these proteins:
- the LOC120109236 gene encoding uncharacterized protein LOC120109236, whose translation MRIRKSASKLLGSANAYASPPVRSASSESWDSQASAAAGLLCELNRSPWDLIPNLHDSGIIAFQVRSRSIRPLLLANYFLPFRFSLAQPLLGFPSLYFSFCLGNASCHSCKKLFFFSSPLCFFLFVLLASLAPPYIIRVTAANSKPTQRIMRRRRNSLEQQVLTYYNDRKEEEMEESGEKDKRKKKKIRRKRKEKEIETGSATATEATVSCKKSDGKGWRCKRPANLPHSLCLYHLTQLRSYSYSHSKVANPANGGQFSVQKKKGDATGDGGNMYYYYYYAGFGPCRRKRRGDKTDDVVNGSDAAIKEEEDDDEGRKIRSMAMRMMLRWWPVTMRKVVKMMGGPTEMTTTTTPERIAVMRRRTGIVGREEGSP comes from the exons ATGAGGATTAGAAAGTCCGCCTCGAAGCTTCTGGGTTCGGCGAACGCGTACGCTTCGCCGCCGGTCCGGTCAGCATCGTCGGAATCGTGGGACTCGCAAGCTTCTGCCGCTGCCGGGCTTCTCTGCGAGCTCAACCGCTCGCCTTGGGATTTGATACCCAATCTCCACGACAGTGGCATCATCGCGTTCCAGGTCAGATCTCGATCGATCCGCCCCCTTCTTCTTGCTAATTATTTCCTTCCTTTCCGTTTCTCCCTCGCCCAGCCGCTGTTAGGTTTCCCTTCACTCTATTTCTCTTTCTGTTTGGGGAATGCTTCATGCCACT CATGTAAaaaactcttctttttttcttctcctctttgtttctttctattCGTTCTCCTCGCTTCCCTCGCTCCCCCTTATATCATTCGAGTTACTGCCGCCAATTCCAAACCCACGCAAAGAAtaatgaggaggaggaggaatagTTTGGAGCAGCAAGTTCTTACTTACTATAATGacagaaaggaggaggagatggaggagAGCGGGGAGAAGgataaaaggaagaagaagaagataaggaggaagaggaaggagaaggagatcgAGACGGGCTCTGCGACTGCTACTGAGGCCACTGTTAGCTGTAAGAAGAGCGACGGTAAGGGATGGCGCTGCAAAAGGCCGGCGAACCTCCCCCACTCCCTCTGCCTGTACCACCTCACGCAGCTTCGATCATACAGTTACAGCCATAGTAAGGTCGCCAACCCGGCAAACGGAGGCCAGTTCAGTGTtcagaaaaagaagggggatGCAACCGGAGACGGCGGTAACAtgtactactactactactatgcCGGGTTCGGACCTTGccggagaaagaggagaggagataaGACTGATGATGTTGTTAATGGCAGTGATGCCGCtatcaaagaagaagaagatgatgatgagggaaGGAAGATTCGAAGTATGGCGATGAGGATGATGCTCCGGTGGTGGCCGGTGACGATGAGGAAGGTGGTGAAGATGATGGGAGGGCCCACGGAgatgacgacgacgacgactccGGAGAGGATAGCAGTGATGAGGAGAAGAACAGGAATCGtaggaagagaggaaggaagccCGTGA